A part of Carassius carassius chromosome 32, fCarCar2.1, whole genome shotgun sequence genomic DNA contains:
- the LOC132112731 gene encoding serine/arginine repetitive matrix protein 1-like isoform X4, with amino-acid sequence MDAGFFRGTSAEQDNRFSNKHKKLLKQLKFAECLEKKVDMTKVNLEVVKPWITQRVTEILGFEDDVVIEFVFNQLEEKNPDGKMMQINLTGFLNGKNAREFMKDLWPLLLSAQENIAGIPSAFLEQKKEEIKQRQIEQEKLASLKKIDEDKREKESKERAQSKSPKRRKSRSPVKRDRKSSPSRSPRRKPSPAASPPSSPPNHKEEPKQEPDQSESSKPEPLVQEASSTSDLVGDMKPDSVSEAVKESSPEKTSKSEDRPKPRDRDREKDGRRDRPRQRSRSPRSRRRPRSRSRSFSPRRRTSPRRRISPRRRSPPRRRPPSRHRHSRSPVNRRRSRSRSSSGSSSSRSPHKRAGKRGSATPPRKLPRRSDPSSPSRIRGPSPSRADTSSSAVKLRPGGRNDSRSPSPKPRQSDASDSEEEKVGKESTADSVQQRRQYRRQNQQSSSDSGSSSSSEDEGPRRQNRGAGTRNGEFRRRRSHSPASPRRRHRDASPRKRRSPSPAGRRHRSPSPVRRRRSPSPPPRRRSPSPPHRRFTPPIQRRYSPSPLPAQKRPSSGSPPKRRRSPSPLSKRRGSPSPISKRRGSPSPISKRRGSPSPVSKRRGSPSPVSKRRGSPSPVSKRRGSPSPVSKRRGSPSPVSKRRGSPSPVSKRRGSPSPVSKRRGSPSPVSKRRGSPSVSKRRGSPSPVSKRRGSPSPVSKRRGSPSPVSKRRGSPSSVSKRRASPSPIAKHRGSPSPVSKSRASPSPVAKRRGSPSPVAKRRPSRSPKRSRGSSPGKRRTPPSSASPPPRHRRSPPAARGRDARSSPHSTRVSSSPLPRYGPSGSSPQRQRRQTSPSHSTRPIRRVSRTPEPRKSQRGSQSPQPVRRQVSRSPSASPPPAPTAHKRPASVSPSRSASRSPPPPAKKNSSVSPSPSPNKNSDAEGSKKKKKKKEKKHKKEKKHKKHKKQKKEKSGEEKSGGATGGHGQEAEPDSDQKKRVK; translated from the exons ATGGACGCGGGGTTTTTCCGC GGCACCAGTGCGGAGCAGGATAACCGCTTCAGCAACAAACATAAGAAGCTGTTGAAGCAACTCAAGTTTGCAGAATGTCTGGAGAAGAAG GTGGATATGACCAAGGTCAACCTGGAAGTCGTGAAGCCCTGGATAACCCAGCGAGTGACTGAGATCCTTGGCTTTGAGGATGATGTCGTCATCGAATTTGTCTTCAACCAGCTTGAGGAAAAG AATCCTGATGGGAAGATGATGCAGATTAATTTGACCGGGTTTCTGAATGGGAAAAATGCTCGGGAGTTCATGAAGGACCTCTGGCCGCTGTTACTAAGTGCCCAGGAGAACATTGCTGGTATCCCGTCTGCCTTCCTGGAGCAGAAGAAAGAGGAGATCAAACAGAGACAG ATTGAACAGGAGAAACTTGCCTCTCTGAAAAAAATAGATGAAGATAAAAGAGAGAAGGAGAGCAAAGAAAGAGCTCAGTCAAAAAGCCCTAAAAG GAGGAAGTCCCGCTCACCTGTGAAGCGTGACCGTAAGTCCAGTCCCTCTCGATCTCCTCGCCGAAAACCGAGCCCGGCTGCCTCACCACCTTCCAGTCCGCCCAACCATAAAGAAGAACCAAAGCAAGAACCGGACCAATCAGAGAGCTCCAAACCAGAGCCGCTTGTTCAGGAGGCTTCCTCTACTAG TGATCTTGTGGGTGACATGAAGCCGGACTCAGTGTCTGAGGCTGTGAAAGAGTCATCTCCAGAAAAAACATCCAAATCGGAAGACAGGCCCAAACCCAGAGACAGGGACAGAGAGAAGGATGGACGTAGAGATCGCCCACGTCAACGCTCTCGTTCACCTCGCTCCCGTAGACGACCTCGATCCCGCTCAAG GTCATTCTCACCGCGTCGCAGAACTAGTCCCAGGAGGCGAATCTCTCCAAGACGTAGGAGCCCTCCTAGACGGAGACCCCCCTCTAGGCATAGACATAGCCGTTCACCTGTCAACAg GCGGCGCTCTCGCTCCCGGTCCTCTTCTGGTAGTTCCTCTTCTCGGTCACCCCATAAGAGAGCAGGGAAACGTGGGTCAGCTACCCCGCCCAGAAAACTTCCACGTCGCTCTGACCCCTCCAGCCCTTCCAGAATACGAGGTCCTAGTCCTTCAAGAGCAGACACCAGCTCTTCAG CTGTGAAGCTCAGGCCTGGTGGAAGAAATGACTCACGCTCTCCTTCCCCTAAACCAAGGCAGTCTGATGCATCAGACTCCG AGGAGGAGAAGGTGGGGAAAGAGTCAACAGCAGATTCTGTCCAGCAGCGACGTCAGTATCGCAGACAGAATCAGCAGTCCTCTTcag ACTCGGGTTCATCCTCTTCTTCTGAAGACGAAGGTCCGAGGAGGCAGAATAGGGGGGCAGGTACCAGGAATGGAGAATTCAGAAGGCGGCGTAGCCATTCACCTGCATCACCACGGAGAAGGCACAGAGATGCATCCCCAAG AAAGAGACGCTCTCCATCACCTGCTGGCCGCAGACATCGTTCACCTTCTCCTGTTCGCCGCCGTAGGTCACCCTCTCCTCCCCCAAGACGCAG ATCTCCATCTCCACCTCATCGCCGCTTCACTCCCCCTATCCAACGCCGATACAGTCCCTCCCCTCTCCCAGCTCAAAAGAGACCCTCATCAGGGTCTCCACCCAAGCGCAGAAGGTCTCCCTCCCCTTTGTCCAAGCGTAGAGGGTCTCCTTCCCCCATTTCAAAACGTAGAGGTTCTCCTTCCCCCATTTCAAAACGTAGAGGTTCTCCTTCCCCGGTTTCCAAACGCAGAGGATCTCCTTCACCAGTGTCCAAACGCAGAGGATCTCCTTCACCAGTGTCCAAACGCAGAGGATCTCCTTCACCAGTGTCCAAACGCAGAGGATCTCCTTCACCAGTGTCCAAGCGTAGAGGATCTCCTTCACCAGTGTCCAAGCGTAGAGGGTCTCCTTCACCAGTGTCCAAACGCAGAGGATCTCCTTCACCAGTGTCCAAGCGTAGAGGGTCTCCATCAGTGTCCAAACGCAGAGGATCTCCTTCACCAGTGTCCAAACGCAGAGGATCTCCTTCACCAGTGTCCAAGCGTAGAGGATCTCCTTCACCAGTGTCCAAGCGTAGAGGGTCTCCTTCATCTGTGTCCAAACGCAGAGCGTCTCCCTCACCCATTGCTAAGCATAGAGGGTCTCCTTCACCTGTGTCCAAAAGCAGAGCATCTCCCTCACCCGTGGCCAAGCGTAGAGGGTCACCCTCTCCTGTGGCCAAACGTCGCCCCTCTCGATCCCCGAAACGGAGTCGTGGCAGTAGTCCAGGAAAAAGACGTACTCCGCCCTCTTCTGCTTCACCCCCACCCCGCCACCGTAGAAGTCCCCCTGCAGCCCGAGGCAGAGATGCTCGTTCTTCTCCTCACAGCACTCGAGTGTCTTCCAGTCCTCTGCCCCGATACGGCCCCTCTGGTTCATCCCCACAGAGACAAAGACGTCAGACGTCCCCGTCTCATAGTACCAGACCCATTCGCAGGGTTTCCCGCACGCCAGAGCCACGCAAATCTCAGag AGGTTCTCAGAGCCCCCAGCCAGTAAGGAGGCAGGTTTCACGTTCTCCATCTGCTTCTCCTCCTCCTGCTCCAACGGCTCACAAGCGGCCTGCTTCTGTCTCACCTTCTCGCTCTGCTAGCCGTTCTCCACCTCCACCTGCCAAAAAGAACAGCAGCGTTTCCCCGAGCCCATCACCTAACAAG AACTCTGATGCTGAAGGtagtaagaagaagaaaaagaagaaagaaaagaaacacaaGAAAGAGAAGAAACACAAGAAGcataagaaacagaaaaaggaGAAGAGTGGAGAAGAAAAGAGTGGAGGGGCGACAGGAGGACACGGACAGGAAGCAGAGCCAGATTCTGATCAGAAAAAG AGAGTGAAGTAG